From one Gracilibacillus salinarum genomic stretch:
- the proB gene encoding glutamate 5-kinase yields the protein MAKQRIVVKIGSSSLTNKNGGLDLLKLKEHTAAIAALKKQHYEVILISSGAVSAGFYDLGYPTRPVTVSGKQAAAAVGQGQLVQAYNDAFREYDMIAAQLLLTKDVFSSQLQYSNVYQTLTELLKRDVIPVINENDTVAIDELTFGDNDMLSALVSGLVHADFLIMLTDINGLYDKNPKTDPTATRYERLPMLTEEILQQTKHEFGSKFGTGGMKSKLLAAKTALSLGVKVFVGTGSGEDKLIKIMEDRGDGTYIGEELSNSYRKQKQWIAFHSKISGRLHVDQGASEAILHHGKSLLPAGIKWVEGDFEVGNVVDIVYNDTIIAKGQVNYSATELIQSKGEQSKVAMKHSVSNRPEAVHRDRLVLSIEEAYNYE from the coding sequence ATGGCAAAACAGCGGATTGTGGTGAAAATAGGAAGCAGTTCTCTCACCAATAAAAATGGTGGACTTGATTTGTTGAAATTAAAAGAACATACAGCAGCTATCGCAGCATTAAAAAAACAGCATTATGAGGTGATATTAATCTCATCAGGTGCCGTTTCTGCTGGGTTTTATGATTTAGGGTACCCGACGAGACCAGTAACGGTATCAGGAAAACAAGCAGCTGCTGCCGTCGGCCAAGGACAGCTTGTTCAGGCGTATAATGATGCATTCAGAGAATATGATATGATCGCTGCTCAACTACTGCTAACAAAGGATGTTTTTTCGAGTCAGCTACAATACAGTAATGTGTATCAGACTTTAACAGAATTGTTAAAGCGAGATGTGATTCCGGTTATTAATGAGAATGATACGGTTGCGATCGACGAATTAACCTTCGGTGATAATGACATGTTATCCGCATTGGTAAGTGGGCTTGTTCATGCCGACTTTTTAATTATGCTGACGGATATCAATGGTTTATACGATAAGAATCCGAAAACAGATCCAACTGCTACAAGGTATGAACGATTACCGATGCTTACGGAAGAGATTCTACAACAAACGAAGCATGAATTTGGCTCGAAATTTGGAACTGGTGGCATGAAATCGAAATTACTTGCTGCCAAAACCGCCTTATCTTTAGGAGTAAAAGTGTTCGTTGGAACTGGATCTGGAGAGGATAAACTAATTAAGATAATGGAAGATCGCGGAGACGGTACGTACATCGGCGAAGAACTGAGTAACAGTTACCGCAAACAAAAGCAGTGGATCGCATTCCATTCCAAAATTTCCGGCAGACTGCACGTCGACCAAGGGGCAAGTGAGGCGATCCTTCATCATGGTAAAAGCCTGTTGCCAGCTGGCATTAAGTGGGTAGAAGGTGATTTTGAAGTCGGAAATGTTGTAGATATTGTCTATAACGATACTATTATCGCGAAGGGGCAAGTAAATTATTCGGCAACCGAACTGATTCAATCTAAAGGAGAACAGAGTAAAGTCGCCATGAAGCATTCGGTCAGTAACAGACCGGAAGCTGTTCATCGGGATAGACTCGTATTATCAATAGAGGAGGCATACAATTATGAGTGA
- a CDS encoding glutamate-5-semialdehyde dehydrogenase: protein MSDLLEKAQLVQATTTDLAAASTAQKNEALQLISKELRNQKEFIMAENNRDIEQGRSNGLHESLIDRLVLNEQRIEEMADAMLQLAELADPIGDILEEWSRPNGLNIQKMRVPIGVVGMIYEARPNVTIDAASLCLKTGNAVLLRGSSSAIYSNIALVKVIHDALRQSALPNDAVQLVEDTSRATASEMFKLNKYLDVLIPRGGKKLIDTVVANASVPVLETGAGNCHLFIDETAQKDMAIDIAINAKTQRPSVCNSIETILVDRHWAEQHMTALVSSLQQADVEIHGDRFTQQSGDHVIAATDEDYDTEYLDKIVAIKVVDSLEEAIKHINHYGTSHSESIISEDEKRVVIFMNQVDAAAVYHNSSTRFTDGFEFGFGAEIGISTQKLHARGPMGLEALTSSKYLLHGTGQIK, encoded by the coding sequence ATGAGTGACTTATTAGAGAAAGCCCAACTTGTGCAGGCGACAACAACAGACCTGGCAGCCGCAAGTACAGCACAAAAAAATGAAGCACTGCAACTCATCTCGAAAGAATTACGTAATCAGAAAGAATTCATAATGGCAGAGAATAACCGTGATATCGAACAAGGTCGCAGCAATGGTTTGCATGAGTCATTAATTGACAGACTTGTCCTGAATGAACAACGAATTGAAGAAATGGCTGACGCAATGCTGCAATTAGCAGAATTAGCGGATCCAATTGGAGATATTTTAGAAGAATGGTCAAGACCAAACGGTTTAAATATTCAAAAGATGCGAGTGCCTATTGGTGTAGTTGGCATGATTTATGAAGCTCGTCCAAATGTGACAATAGATGCAGCCAGTCTTTGTTTAAAAACGGGAAACGCTGTTTTGTTACGAGGTAGTTCCTCTGCTATTTATTCGAACATAGCACTAGTCAAAGTTATTCATGATGCACTCCGGCAATCGGCATTACCAAATGATGCAGTCCAATTGGTTGAGGACACCAGCAGAGCAACAGCTTCTGAAATGTTTAAGCTCAATAAATATTTAGACGTGCTCATTCCTAGAGGCGGCAAAAAACTGATCGACACCGTCGTTGCGAATGCTTCTGTTCCAGTACTTGAAACAGGAGCAGGGAATTGTCATTTATTTATTGATGAAACGGCACAAAAAGATATGGCCATCGATATCGCGATCAATGCCAAGACACAACGTCCTTCAGTCTGCAACTCGATTGAAACCATTTTAGTCGATCGACATTGGGCAGAGCAGCATATGACAGCTCTTGTGTCATCTTTGCAGCAGGCGGACGTGGAAATCCATGGAGATCGTTTCACACAGCAGTCTGGTGATCATGTAATTGCAGCAACAGACGAAGATTATGATACGGAATATTTGGATAAAATCGTAGCAATTAAAGTCGTAGATTCGCTGGAAGAAGCTATTAAGCATATTAATCATTACGGTACCAGTCATTCTGAGTCAATTATTTCTGAAGATGAAAAACGTGTTGTTATATTTATGAATCAAGTGGATGCTGCTGCAGTTTATCACAATTCTTCCACTAGATTTACCGATGGGTTTGAATTCGGTTTTGGAGCGGAAATAGGAATCAGTACTCAGAAATTGCATGCTCGAGGTCCAATGGGATTAGAGGCCTTAACCTCTTCAAAATATTTGTTACATGGTACCGGTCAAATTAAGTAA
- a CDS encoding manganese-dependent inorganic pyrophosphatase, whose protein sequence is MANTLIFGHKNPDTDTICSAIAYAELKTALGEDVEAVRLGEVNGETQFALDYFKQAAPRMVENVSDEVEQVILVDHNESQQSAEDIDRVQVLEVIDHHRIANFETNDPLYYRAEPVGCTATILNKLYKEHNVEIKKETAGLMLSAIISDSLLFKSPTCTDQDVAAAKELAGIAGVDTDTYGLDMLKAGADLSDKTPQELISLDAKEFDMNGNKVEIAQVNTVDINDVLSLRSEIEPVIEKTVADKGLKLFVFLITDILNNDSVVLTVGEAGDKVAEAFDVTLDDATATLKGVVSRKKQVVPNLQNVF, encoded by the coding sequence ATGGCAAACACATTAATTTTTGGACACAAAAATCCGGATACAGATACGATCTGTTCAGCAATTGCTTATGCCGAATTAAAGACGGCTTTAGGGGAAGATGTAGAAGCTGTTCGACTTGGTGAAGTGAACGGAGAAACACAATTTGCATTAGACTATTTTAAACAAGCAGCACCACGTATGGTGGAAAACGTATCTGATGAAGTCGAGCAAGTTATTTTGGTTGACCATAACGAAAGTCAGCAAAGTGCAGAAGATATTGATCGGGTTCAAGTATTAGAAGTAATCGATCATCATCGTATTGCTAACTTCGAAACGAATGATCCATTGTACTATCGTGCTGAACCGGTTGGCTGTACAGCGACTATTCTAAATAAACTCTACAAAGAACATAATGTGGAGATCAAAAAAGAAACAGCAGGCTTGATGCTTTCTGCAATTATTTCCGATTCATTATTATTCAAATCTCCAACATGTACGGACCAGGATGTTGCAGCTGCCAAAGAATTAGCAGGAATCGCAGGTGTTGATACAGATACGTATGGTCTTGATATGCTAAAAGCTGGTGCTGATTTAAGTGATAAGACACCACAAGAATTAATTAGCCTTGATGCAAAAGAATTTGATATGAATGGTAACAAAGTAGAAATTGCACAAGTAAACACGGTAGATATTAACGATGTTCTTTCGTTACGCAGCGAAATTGAGCCTGTAATTGAGAAAACAGTAGCAGATAAAGGGTTAAAGCTATTTGTATTTTTAATTACGGACATTTTAAACAATGATTCTGTTGTGCTAACAGTCGGTGAAGCGGGAGATAAAGTAGCAGAAGCATTTGATGTAACTTTAGATGATGCTACTGCTACCTTAAAAGGCGTAGTATCTCGTAAGAAACAAGTTGTACCAAATTTACAAAATGTATTTTAA
- a CDS encoding class I SAM-dependent methyltransferase, with product MIITTAGRTNAHYVHEAQALAEQYQITYIERKGVAVERLKQEYHTDVLVAGKNGLYLSPQELQSDVFFHPNVAMVRAKRLFKGEEDPLIQATGLKSGMSFLDCTLGLASDAIIASIAVGPSGIVTGVEGSFPLYLLVKEGLKRYQSGNQALLDAMKQIDVKQTAHLPFLQNTETNAYDVVYFDPMFQEKIDSSDGIKGLRSRSITEAITERTIAEAKRVARKRVVLKDHYKSERFTEFGFNQQRRKTALFHYGIIEIS from the coding sequence ATGATTATTACTACAGCGGGTCGAACGAATGCCCACTACGTCCACGAAGCGCAAGCATTAGCAGAGCAATATCAAATCACATATATCGAACGAAAAGGTGTAGCTGTAGAGCGATTAAAACAGGAGTATCACACAGATGTACTGGTGGCAGGTAAAAATGGGTTATACCTATCTCCTCAAGAACTGCAATCTGATGTTTTTTTCCATCCTAACGTGGCAATGGTGCGAGCGAAACGGTTATTTAAAGGTGAAGAAGATCCACTGATTCAGGCAACGGGACTGAAATCAGGAATGTCATTTCTGGACTGTACGCTAGGGTTAGCGTCAGATGCAATTATCGCAAGTATTGCTGTTGGTCCAAGTGGTATCGTTACAGGAGTGGAGGGAAGTTTTCCGTTGTATTTATTAGTTAAAGAGGGACTGAAACGTTATCAATCTGGTAATCAAGCGCTCCTTGATGCGATGAAACAAATCGACGTGAAGCAAACGGCGCATTTGCCATTTTTGCAGAATACAGAGACCAATGCATATGATGTTGTTTATTTTGATCCGATGTTCCAGGAGAAAATAGACAGTTCAGATGGGATAAAAGGGTTGCGTTCCAGATCCATAACGGAAGCGATAACAGAGCGAACGATTGCAGAGGCAAAACGGGTTGCACGAAAGCGAGTTGTATTAAAAGACCATTATAAAAGTGAGCGATTTACTGAGTTTGGGTTTAATCAACAAAGAAGAAAAACGGCTTTGTTTCATTACGGTATTATCGAGATATCTTAA
- a CDS encoding DUF6944 family repetitive protein — protein MVAKEQQQLGGWVQAAGTVFAAIGSTPALKLPAECQDNLQLIGNVMQATGNALQVDEISITDMDSLANEIQAAGNITEVAALQLHIDEALQNQLNTQGNVLQALGGSISFMQARQQAMSIDIIYNGYGNLLQVIGNSLQALSSQLKQQAESVNTIGNWIQAIGAIMTALANELD, from the coding sequence ATGGTTGCAAAAGAGCAGCAGCAATTAGGTGGATGGGTGCAAGCAGCAGGAACTGTTTTTGCTGCTATTGGAAGTACGCCTGCATTAAAATTACCAGCAGAATGTCAGGATAACCTTCAATTAATTGGTAATGTCATGCAGGCAACCGGGAATGCGCTACAGGTAGATGAGATCTCCATCACTGATATGGATAGTCTTGCGAATGAAATCCAAGCAGCAGGGAACATAACGGAGGTGGCTGCCTTACAGCTTCATATTGATGAAGCCTTGCAGAATCAACTCAATACGCAGGGAAATGTACTTCAGGCTTTAGGCGGGTCAATCAGTTTCATGCAAGCGAGGCAGCAAGCTATGTCCATTGACATTATATATAACGGCTATGGCAACTTATTGCAAGTAATTGGAAACAGTCTCCAAGCACTCTCCAGCCAACTAAAGCAGCAGGCTGAAAGCGTAAATACGATCGGTAACTGGATACAAGCAATCGGTGCCATTATGACTGCCCTTGCAAACGAACTAGATTAA
- a CDS encoding beta-galactosidase yields MVKAIEDVMPQIAFGGDYNPEQWDESVWLEDAKLMQEAGVNLVSVAIFSWSVIERKEGEFDFHWLDRVLDILHEHGVGVSLATATASPPAWLSKDYPEILAVQANGVPYQIGSRQHYSPNSKRFRYAVKRLVTEMANRYKDHPALKMWHINNEYACHLSECYSPESLEAFRDWLKERYETIEQLNQKWGTNFWSQRYNDWDEIQFPANLPTFYNPSQKLDYERFMNDAIFELYKIEKEVLRDVTPEVPVFTNFMYEFKPLNYFDWAKEMDLVTWDSYPDPREGKPYRHAMHHDLMRSLKNGQPFYLMEQVTSHVNWRDINLTKKPGEMRLWSYSTVARGGDGVMYFQWRQGRAGAEKFHGAMVPHSNDPNSRVYQEVKQLGQELKQLNGLAGAKGTAKVAIIFDWENWWAVEHEGKPHNKLSYLDQVYHYYQVCYEQNIAVDFVEPTGDLSNYQVVVAPMLYMIRNGEEKHLEEFVQHGGTLIVSFFSGIVDEQDHIHLGGYPAPLRNLLGMTVEEFAPMADNETNTIVSNGEISIVDTWADIIRLEGARAVAHFKENWYKGKPAVTVHRYGKGKSIYIGTNPATECLASFLTGIFQQSGVKAPLEAPKNVEIVERKKDHTTYLFILNHNDDPVTISLEPNKQYEDCLQNSSVSDQITVGGTDVTVIRF; encoded by the coding sequence ATGGTCAAAGCAATCGAAGATGTGATGCCTCAAATTGCTTTTGGTGGCGATTACAATCCTGAGCAATGGGATGAATCTGTATGGTTAGAGGATGCCAAATTAATGCAGGAAGCTGGAGTTAATCTCGTTTCTGTAGCTATATTCAGCTGGTCCGTAATTGAAAGAAAAGAAGGAGAATTTGATTTTCATTGGCTCGACCGAGTGCTGGATATTTTGCACGAGCATGGGGTTGGTGTCTCGTTAGCTACTGCAACAGCCTCGCCTCCTGCCTGGTTATCGAAAGACTATCCGGAAATATTAGCAGTTCAAGCGAATGGTGTTCCTTATCAAATTGGTTCCAGGCAACATTATTCGCCAAACAGTAAGCGATTTCGTTATGCAGTCAAACGGCTTGTAACCGAAATGGCTAATCGCTATAAAGATCATCCTGCTTTAAAAATGTGGCATATCAACAATGAGTATGCGTGTCATCTGTCAGAGTGTTATAGCCCCGAGAGCTTAGAAGCATTCCGTGATTGGCTGAAAGAGCGTTATGAAACGATAGAACAACTGAATCAAAAGTGGGGAACAAATTTTTGGAGCCAACGGTACAATGACTGGGACGAAATACAATTTCCGGCCAACCTGCCAACATTCTATAACCCCAGTCAAAAATTAGATTACGAAAGGTTTATGAATGACGCGATTTTTGAATTATATAAAATTGAGAAAGAAGTATTACGTGATGTAACACCTGAAGTACCAGTATTCACGAATTTTATGTATGAATTTAAGCCGCTGAATTATTTCGATTGGGCTAAAGAAATGGATTTGGTTACTTGGGATTCCTATCCAGATCCAAGAGAAGGAAAACCTTATCGACATGCTATGCATCATGATTTAATGAGGAGTTTAAAGAACGGACAGCCATTTTATCTAATGGAACAAGTGACCTCTCATGTTAACTGGCGAGATATTAATCTAACTAAGAAGCCGGGTGAAATGCGTCTGTGGAGTTATTCAACTGTCGCGCGAGGCGGGGATGGTGTAATGTATTTCCAATGGCGTCAAGGCAGAGCTGGTGCCGAGAAGTTTCATGGTGCAATGGTTCCACATTCAAACGATCCTAACAGTCGGGTTTATCAAGAAGTTAAACAGCTTGGTCAAGAGTTAAAGCAATTGAATGGATTAGCTGGGGCTAAGGGCACAGCGAAAGTCGCAATTATTTTCGATTGGGAAAATTGGTGGGCTGTTGAACATGAAGGAAAACCGCATAACAAATTATCCTATTTAGACCAAGTCTATCATTATTACCAGGTATGTTACGAACAAAATATTGCCGTTGATTTTGTCGAGCCTACTGGCGATCTATCAAACTATCAAGTTGTAGTGGCTCCTATGCTATACATGATACGTAACGGAGAAGAGAAACATTTAGAAGAATTCGTGCAACATGGTGGTACATTGATTGTTAGCTTTTTTAGTGGAATTGTGGATGAGCAAGATCACATTCATTTAGGTGGATATCCGGCTCCACTTCGAAACCTGTTAGGCATGACGGTCGAGGAGTTTGCGCCAATGGCAGATAATGAAACAAATACAATTGTTTCAAACGGTGAGATTTCTATAGTTGATACGTGGGCGGATATTATTCGATTAGAAGGTGCGAGAGCTGTTGCGCATTTTAAGGAGAACTGGTACAAAGGAAAACCTGCAGTGACTGTTCACCGTTATGGAAAAGGAAAATCCATCTATATCGGGACAAATCCAGCAACTGAATGCTTAGCTAGCTTTTTAACAGGTATATTTCAGCAGTCAGGTGTTAAGGCACCACTTGAAGCACCGAAGAATGTAGAAATTGTAGAGCGAAAAAAAGATCATACAACTTATCTGTTTATATTAAATCATAATGACGATCCGGTTACTATTTCCCTGGAGCCAAACAAGCAATACGAAGACTGTTTGCAAAACTCGTCTGTATCAGATCAAATCACGGTTGGTGGAACCGATGTAACTGTCATAAGATTTTGA
- the ilvA gene encoding threonine ammonia-lyase IlvA: MSTKVNPIQVRDIIIANQVLKDVVVKTPLQRDSILSDKYDCNVYLKREDLQVVRSFKIRGAYNLMQGLTKEELENGVVCASAGNHAQGVAYSCKALGVKGVIFMPSTTPRQKVNRVEFFGGPFVEIRLTGDTFDDSFEEAMEYCNQHQASFIHPFNDTRTITGQGTIGLEILDAMEEPISHVFMSIGGGGLISGVGSYINSISPDTKIIGVEPQGAASMQAALNKGEVVKLDKIDKFVDGASVKQVGDISFDIAKEFIDDVAVVPEGKLCSTLLDLYNENAIVAEPAGALPVSALDYYREEIKGKNIVCVVSGGNNDIDRMQDFKERSLIYEGFKHYFIVNFPQRAGALREFMDDVLGKEDDITRFEYTKKNNRDKGPVLVGIELKHAEDYHLIISRMESKGFTYIEINKDEQLFQLLI, encoded by the coding sequence ATGAGTACAAAAGTCAATCCAATCCAAGTAAGAGATATCATCATTGCTAATCAAGTATTAAAAGATGTCGTGGTAAAAACGCCACTTCAGCGAGATTCAATCTTATCAGATAAATATGATTGTAACGTATATTTAAAAAGAGAAGATTTACAAGTTGTCCGTTCCTTTAAGATTCGAGGAGCGTATAACTTAATGCAAGGATTAACAAAAGAAGAGTTAGAAAATGGAGTTGTTTGTGCCAGTGCGGGAAATCATGCACAGGGTGTAGCTTATTCCTGTAAAGCTTTAGGTGTTAAAGGTGTAATCTTTATGCCAAGTACGACACCTCGTCAAAAAGTAAACCGTGTCGAATTCTTCGGTGGCCCTTTTGTGGAAATCCGTTTAACTGGTGATACATTTGACGATTCTTTTGAAGAAGCGATGGAATATTGCAACCAGCACCAGGCATCCTTTATTCATCCATTTAATGATACGAGAACGATTACCGGACAAGGGACCATCGGCTTGGAAATTTTAGATGCGATGGAAGAACCGATTTCTCACGTTTTTATGTCAATCGGTGGCGGAGGATTAATTTCTGGAGTGGGCTCTTACATAAACAGTATTAGTCCTGATACGAAAATTATCGGAGTTGAACCGCAAGGAGCAGCCTCCATGCAGGCTGCTCTAAATAAAGGCGAAGTAGTTAAATTGGACAAAATTGATAAATTTGTAGACGGTGCAAGTGTGAAACAAGTCGGTGATATTTCGTTTGATATTGCCAAAGAATTTATTGATGATGTTGCAGTTGTACCGGAAGGGAAATTATGCAGTACATTATTAGATCTGTATAATGAGAATGCGATTGTTGCAGAACCAGCAGGCGCCTTGCCTGTCTCCGCTCTTGATTATTACCGGGAAGAAATCAAAGGCAAAAATATTGTGTGTGTTGTAAGTGGCGGTAATAATGACATTGATAGGATGCAAGATTTTAAAGAACGTTCCTTGATTTACGAAGGATTTAAACATTATTTTATCGTTAATTTTCCACAACGTGCAGGTGCATTACGTGAATTTATGGATGATGTTCTCGGAAAAGAAGATGATATTACAAGATTTGAATACACGAAGAAGAACAATCGTGATAAAGGACCAGTACTTGTCGGAATTGAATTAAAACATGCGGAAGATTATCATTTAATCATTTCACGTATGGAGAGCAAGGGCTTTACGTATATTGAAATTAATAAAGATGAGCAATTATTCCAATTGTTGATTTAA
- a CDS encoding AraC family transcriptional regulator, translated as MDRELYQNLMKETDEELAILEGNQAVNKQIYTDLTSDFVIQSEKFLKDDLIMIRKHPRYIDFPRHSHDYIEMNYVFHGSFQQQVADKKVNLKKGDILLLNQYIDHELSACGKEDIVINFIIHPAFFDYILSNLSTGFIQSQMLQFLMSSMFSYNQTAQFLFYPVAESERVQDIMNQLLKEMMEDSILSKSKIKFLMGLLILELVEQTNQFEQDPSQTNHQSFLTEVFRYIEDNYQDANLNALANKLNQTAYWVSKQVKAITKQNFKDLVQEKRLLVAKNLLMYSDLSMQAIAEEVGYENISYFYRLFKQKYGKTPKAYKKELLGE; from the coding sequence TTGGATCGAGAGCTATATCAAAATTTAATGAAAGAAACGGATGAGGAATTGGCCATATTAGAGGGCAATCAGGCTGTGAACAAACAAATTTATACTGATTTAACTTCAGATTTCGTCATCCAAAGTGAAAAATTTCTCAAAGACGACCTTATTATGATTCGAAAGCATCCCAGATATATCGACTTTCCCAGACATTCACATGATTATATCGAAATGAATTATGTATTTCATGGTTCGTTTCAACAGCAGGTAGCTGATAAGAAAGTTAACCTGAAAAAGGGTGACATTCTGTTGCTGAATCAATACATTGATCATGAACTTTCGGCTTGTGGTAAGGAAGATATCGTTATTAATTTCATTATTCACCCAGCTTTTTTTGACTATATTCTTTCTAATTTGTCGACAGGCTTTATTCAAAGTCAGATGCTCCAATTTCTGATGAGCAGTATGTTTTCCTACAATCAGACAGCCCAATTTCTCTTTTATCCAGTTGCAGAATCAGAAAGAGTACAGGATATCATGAACCAGCTTCTTAAGGAAATGATGGAGGATTCCATCCTGTCTAAATCGAAAATAAAATTTTTGATGGGGTTATTGATCTTAGAATTAGTGGAACAAACCAATCAATTTGAGCAAGACCCTTCCCAGACTAATCATCAGTCGTTTTTGACAGAAGTATTCCGATATATCGAAGATAACTATCAGGATGCAAATTTAAATGCGTTGGCAAATAAATTAAATCAAACAGCCTATTGGGTCAGCAAACAGGTAAAAGCAATTACGAAGCAGAATTTTAAAGACCTTGTCCAGGAAAAAAGGCTGTTAGTAGCCAAAAATTTATTAATGTACAGTGATCTCTCAATGCAAGCCATTGCTGAAGAAGTAGGTTATGAAAACATTAGCTATTTTTACCGGTTATTTAAACAAAAATACGGGAAGACTCCGAAAGCTTATAAGAAAGAGTTGCTGGGGGAATAA
- a CDS encoding class I SAM-dependent methyltransferase, with translation MQLIDSLTSAIEKLQYYSHTFEVEELIEPVRSDIGNYTIKKNEFDLIIAVSSLEHLASEDLLVTVLQDMAAGTKVNGINCIIANTEVEEILMETGEKLDPLIEINLST, from the coding sequence TTGCAGCTTATAGATTCTTTGACTTCTGCTATAGAAAAACTACAATATTACAGTCATACATTTGAAGTAGAAGAATTGATTGAACCAGTGAGGTCCGACATTGGTAATTATACGATAAAGAAAAACGAATTTGATCTAATTATAGCAGTATCCAGTCTGGAACACCTCGCATCAGAAGATTTACTGGTGACCGTATTACAGGACATGGCGGCAGGAACTAAAGTAAACGGTATTAATTGTATTATTGCAAACACGGAAGTAGAAGAAATACTTATGGAGACAGGAGAAAAATTAGATCCTCTTATCGAAATTAATCTCTCTACATAA
- a CDS encoding GNAT family N-acetyltransferase: MSIKKWQYTDRVRSIIRLAEKERVLTRCQLLNPFHLLLGSVNERSGALAEVFLACDFNLDNLRTGSKLLDDISEKSSNDYELGVLITKEVERIFGKAVQYMKRYQQIFLNEGHLLKALITSGLVDNYLNEESRSIIVRNLSTPRDMITSLREYQFPDNHFKNIKRLTAKNYDHLYDFINENFAKDWLNTYQKAIKAGKTTIYIACNDDDKIIGFAAYDIVRTKKGLFGPMGVSKKNRTLGVGSSLLHHCLKDMKEIGYEYAIIGEAGPQEFYEKTCNARLIPFDY; the protein is encoded by the coding sequence ATGAGCATAAAAAAATGGCAATACACCGACAGAGTGCGAAGTATCATAAGGTTGGCTGAAAAAGAAAGAGTATTGACAAGGTGCCAATTGTTAAATCCTTTTCATTTATTATTAGGTAGTGTAAATGAAAGAAGTGGAGCACTTGCTGAGGTGTTTCTTGCATGTGATTTTAATCTGGATAATTTAAGAACTGGCTCGAAGTTATTAGATGATATTTCTGAGAAGAGCTCTAATGACTATGAATTAGGCGTTCTGATAACGAAGGAAGTCGAACGAATATTTGGGAAAGCAGTACAATATATGAAAAGATATCAACAAATTTTTTTGAATGAAGGACACTTATTAAAAGCATTAATAACTTCAGGTTTAGTTGATAATTATTTGAACGAAGAATCCAGATCGATTATAGTCCGCAATCTTTCCACACCACGAGATATGATAACCTCTCTTAGAGAATACCAATTTCCCGATAATCACTTTAAAAACATAAAAAGGTTAACAGCGAAAAATTATGATCATTTATATGATTTCATCAATGAAAATTTTGCGAAAGATTGGTTGAATACATATCAAAAAGCAATAAAAGCCGGAAAAACAACTATATACATTGCTTGTAATGATGATGACAAAATAATTGGGTTTGCTGCTTATGACATTGTTAGGACCAAAAAGGGACTATTTGGTCCAATGGGTGTTTCCAAAAAGAACAGAACATTAGGAGTTGGTTCTTCTTTACTTCATCATTGTTTAAAAGATATGAAAGAAATTGGTTATGAATATGCGATTATAGGCGAAGCAGGTCCACAAGAATTTTATGAAAAGACTTGTAATGCCAGGTTGATTCCATTCGATTACTAA
- a CDS encoding class I SAM-dependent methyltransferase has translation MMINQETRVVIGADEYNNNPGWMHTQEEELSLLDKTMWEAKFNEASLTAILAEHVWEHLTYEEGLVAAKLCFHFLKPSGYIRCAVPDGYFPDEEYQNIVKVGGPGSKDHPAASHKIVYNYQTLTNLFQSAGFTVSLLEYCDEEGEFHYHDWDEKKGLIFRSKRFDPRNQGEHLVCPSLILDAKKE, from the coding sequence ATGATGATAAACCAAGAAACGAGAGTTGTGATTGGAGCGGATGAATATAATAATAACCCTGGCTGGATGCATACTCAGGAAGAAGAATTAAGTCTGCTGGATAAGACGATGTGGGAGGCGAAGTTTAACGAAGCATCTTTAACTGCCATTCTCGCCGAACATGTATGGGAACACCTTACGTATGAAGAAGGGTTAGTCGCCGCAAAGCTTTGTTTTCACTTTTTAAAACCATCAGGGTATATTCGCTGCGCCGTTCCTGACGGTTATTTTCCCGATGAGGAGTATCAAAACATTGTAAAAGTCGGTGGTCCCGGTTCTAAAGATCATCCAGCTGCCAGTCATAAAATAGTATATAACTATCAGACTCTAACAAACTTGTTTCAATCGGCTGGCTTTACCGTAAGTCTACTAGAGTATTGTGACGAAGAAGGCGAATTTCACTATCATGACTGGGATGAGAAAAAAGGACTCATCTTCCGTTCGAAAAGGTTTGATCCGCGAAATCAAGGCGAACATCTGGTTTGTCCTTCATTAATTTTAGATGCAAAGAAAGAATAA